The proteins below come from a single Candidatus Binatia bacterium genomic window:
- a CDS encoding alpha/beta hydrolase, whose protein sequence is MASLSFIEAENERYAATLVFLHGLWAGPEIWRALALGFAHRGWRCAVVDARETAPQRPSFGEWCDDVAEQISGLELPAITIGHDAGGLVGLNLATRGAVMASVAVAPLLAGPKALLDPVTRVRARLGLGAVEPPAVQHAYRNAGTPEVREILTRALTLEPAARIGSLRGAAIQPGAAAVPSLLVAQAQDAIVPSALVEITAAGIEADALALPGSHWPMLEPNPDAWISPIHRWLVRKIGPSLLLLRGDEDLVDE, encoded by the coding sequence ATGGCGTCGCTGAGTTTCATCGAGGCAGAGAACGAACGGTACGCGGCCACTCTCGTGTTCCTCCACGGCCTGTGGGCCGGACCCGAGATCTGGCGAGCTCTGGCCCTCGGCTTTGCCCACCGTGGCTGGCGGTGTGCGGTGGTGGATGCGCGCGAGACCGCCCCGCAGCGGCCGTCGTTCGGCGAGTGGTGCGACGACGTTGCGGAGCAGATCTCCGGGCTTGAGCTGCCCGCCATCACCATCGGGCACGACGCCGGCGGGCTCGTCGGGTTGAACCTCGCGACGCGCGGGGCTGTGATGGCATCGGTCGCCGTCGCACCTCTCCTCGCTGGCCCGAAGGCGCTCCTCGATCCGGTGACGCGCGTGCGCGCTCGGTTGGGATTGGGCGCGGTCGAGCCGCCCGCAGTGCAGCATGCCTACCGCAACGCTGGCACTCCCGAGGTGCGTGAGATTCTCACGAGGGCCCTGACCCTGGAGCCTGCCGCGCGAATCGGTTCGCTGCGCGGTGCTGCGATTCAGCCCGGTGCGGCTGCAGTTCCGTCGCTCCTCGTGGCGCAGGCCCAGGACGCAATCGTCCCGTCGGCATTGGTCGAAATCACCGCTGCGGGAATCGAGGCCGATGCGCTGGCCTTGCCGGGAAGTCACTGGCCGATGTTGGAGCCGAACCCGGATGCGTGGATCTCGCCGATCCATAGGTGGCTCGTGCGGAAGATCGGCCCGTCGCTGCTGTTGCTACGGGGAGACGAAGATCTGGTCGACGAGTGA
- a CDS encoding phosphoadenylyl-sulfate reductase produces MAESGNGGAAGLDLARRNEIFETSPPAEILRWITDTFAPDAVLTMSFQHEGVAIAHMLRDIAPETPILFIDTGYHFPETLAYRDELVSRFGLPIQNLSSTMPRPEFIAKYGDELHQRDPDLCCKINKVEPLQLALRGVRAWINGRRRDQAGTRAGMKIAERLQGDILKVNPLANWTSKDTYEYMTRHDIPTHPLFEQGYASIGCFPCTRPILAGEDERAGRWAGSGKTECGLHTFLEPVEDSDTDGESESAQPDKEPS; encoded by the coding sequence ATGGCGGAATCCGGCAACGGCGGCGCCGCGGGCCTGGATCTGGCCCGCCGGAACGAGATCTTCGAGACCTCGCCGCCCGCAGAGATCCTTCGTTGGATCACCGATACCTTCGCGCCCGATGCCGTCCTCACGATGTCATTCCAGCACGAAGGCGTCGCGATCGCGCACATGTTGCGCGACATCGCCCCGGAAACGCCGATCCTCTTCATCGATACGGGCTACCACTTTCCCGAGACCCTCGCGTACCGAGACGAGTTGGTTTCCCGCTTCGGCCTGCCAATTCAGAACCTGTCGTCGACCATGCCACGTCCGGAGTTCATCGCGAAGTACGGCGACGAGCTCCATCAGCGCGATCCCGATCTATGCTGCAAGATCAACAAGGTCGAGCCGCTCCAACTCGCGCTTCGCGGCGTTCGCGCCTGGATCAACGGACGCCGCCGTGACCAGGCCGGAACCCGCGCCGGCATGAAGATCGCCGAGCGCCTGCAGGGCGACATTTTGAAGGTGAACCCGCTGGCCAACTGGACGTCGAAAGACACCTACGAGTACATGACTCGGCACGACATCCCGACCCACCCGCTGTTCGAGCAGGGATACGCCAGCATCGGCTGCTTCCCCTGCACCCGGCCCATCCTGGCTGGAGAGGACGAGCGCGCCGGTCGCTGGGCCGGAAGCGGCAAAACCGAGTGCGGTCTGCACACGTTCTTGGAGCCGGTCGAAGACAGTGACACCGACGGCGAGAGCGAGTCCGCGCAGCCGGACAAAGAACCGTCCTGA